Proteins encoded by one window of Salinigranum rubrum:
- a CDS encoding HflX-like GTP-binding protein: MTDTKAIIAKRVDSGTPDTDEIRDLAEAAGYIIVHEIIQVRPEDSTTHFGSGKVVELSALVAERGATMVIVDGELTPAQNHSTARSNETPRSEPPGFVRR, translated from the coding sequence ATGACAGATACAAAAGCAATCATTGCAAAGCGCGTTGATTCCGGCACGCCGGACACTGACGAGATACGAGATCTTGCCGAAGCCGCCGGTTACATAATCGTCCACGAGATCATCCAGGTCCGTCCCGAGGATTCGACGACTCACTTCGGGTCGGGAAAAGTAGTGGAACTCTCCGCACTCGTCGCGGAGAGAGGTGCAACTATGGTCATCGTCGATGGCGAACTCACTCCTGCACAGAATCACTCTACCGCACGTTCAAATGAAACCCCGAGATCCGAACCCCCTGGCTTTGTGAGAAGATAG
- a CDS encoding helix-turn-helix domain-containing protein — protein MPTDSGDPDARRDVHDAALGETLGISDVAVSKTLRNVERKLLTDAISATGAR, from the coding sequence CTGCCCACTGACTCAGGCGACCCGGATGCACGACGCGACGTTCACGACGCCGCACTGGGCGAGACGCTCGGCATCTCGGACGTCGCCGTTTCGAAGACGTTGCGCAACGTCGAACGCAAACTCCTCACCGACGCCATCAGCGCGACCGGTGCCCGCTGA
- a CDS encoding dihydrofolate reductase family protein has product MTATDPATERTLFAFENTSLNGFFEGPNRDISWHNVDDEFNEFAAEQLDEIDCLLFGRVTYELMASYWPTATEDDPRIAERMNELPKVVVSTTLSTADWNNTTLISDNVPDEITKLKQQADGDLAIFGSSELTASLLADRLVDEFRVMVNPVVLGDGTPLFAGLPDEVELELLSTRTFASDNVLLTYRPDYGDRSQ; this is encoded by the coding sequence ATGACTGCTACTGACCCAGCCACGGAGCGGACGCTGTTCGCCTTCGAAAACACGTCGCTCAACGGGTTCTTCGAAGGGCCAAACCGCGATATCTCCTGGCACAACGTGGACGACGAGTTCAACGAGTTCGCCGCCGAACAACTCGACGAGATCGACTGTCTTCTATTCGGTCGAGTCACGTACGAGCTGATGGCGAGCTACTGGCCGACCGCAACCGAGGACGACCCGCGCATCGCCGAACGGATGAACGAGCTTCCGAAGGTCGTGGTCTCGACGACGCTGTCGACGGCAGACTGGAATAACACGACGCTGATCAGCGATAACGTTCCTGACGAAATCACGAAGCTCAAACAACAAGCGGATGGCGACCTGGCTATCTTCGGCAGTTCCGAGCTGACGGCGTCGCTCCTCGCGGACCGACTGGTCGATGAATTTCGGGTGATGGTGAATCCCGTCGTTCTCGGCGACGGAACACCGCTGTTCGCAGGGCTTCCCGACGAGGTCGAGCTCGAACTGCTGAGTACCAGAACGTTCGCGTCCGACAACGTATTGCTCACGTACCGACCCGACTACGGGGATCGCAGCCAATGA
- a CDS encoding helix-turn-helix domain-containing protein, producing MPSARLKFKLPGGPSSISIANPDDEFRILATHPTVTELRVILQVRTSDTDVIIRQLDDAQWLPSYDVLHVDEQTLLVEYALGSLPSLYQAILSSGNMLQFPIELRDGWMVCDIITSHERLSKLKDALEEESAPYEIGSVMQSTEPVGLLTDRQQRFLVEAVKRGYYDSPRQCTLTELADGMDVSKSAASGILHRAEGLILKYCIDLSV from the coding sequence ATGCCGAGTGCGCGGCTCAAATTCAAGCTTCCAGGGGGCCCATCGTCCATCTCGATAGCCAACCCGGACGACGAATTTCGGATACTGGCAACCCACCCGACAGTAACCGAACTGCGGGTGATTCTCCAAGTCCGAACGTCGGACACTGACGTCATCATCCGACAGTTAGACGATGCACAGTGGCTACCGTCCTATGACGTGCTACACGTTGACGAACAGACCTTGCTCGTCGAGTACGCCCTCGGGTCACTCCCCTCGCTGTATCAGGCGATCCTCTCTTCTGGAAATATGCTTCAGTTTCCGATCGAGCTCAGAGACGGCTGGATGGTTTGCGACATAATCACCTCACACGAGCGGTTGTCGAAGCTCAAAGACGCATTAGAGGAGGAATCAGCCCCCTACGAGATCGGCTCGGTCATGCAGTCGACGGAGCCAGTTGGGCTACTGACTGACCGCCAACAGCGGTTCCTCGTCGAAGCCGTCAAGCGTGGATACTACGACTCGCCACGACAGTGCACGCTCACTGAACTCGCCGACGGAATGGACGTGAGTAAGTCTGCTGCGAGCGGTATTCTTCACCGGGCCGAAGGGCTAATCCTCAAGTACTGTATTGACTTGTCGGTCTGA
- a CDS encoding NAD-dependent epimerase/dehydratase family protein codes for MQVFIAGATGVLGRRLVSQFTDRGHPVVGLTRDEDGDESVVTRGGKPRRGDLFDEESVISASEGADVVIHAATAIPTDDPSPEDWEINTRVRREGTQALVKAAANAGADQYLQQSIAWVARKPDGSWFDEESPIQPDPSTQSAIDAEAITHEAMTDHDFDIGILRCGYFYAPDAYHTRVHGQALLEGEQTIIEGSKSARISRIHVHDAASAFVAVAEAGRSGLWHIVDDEPVSAADFSKELGKLLGAPDPEQISEEEARRDIGDRQVDLYTRPMPTTNAKIRSEIGWEPEYPTYRDGLEQVVETWRGEGTLAEAE; via the coding sequence GTGCAGGTCTTCATTGCCGGCGCAACAGGTGTTCTCGGTCGGCGGCTGGTTTCCCAGTTCACTGACCGGGGTCACCCCGTGGTTGGATTGACACGCGACGAGGACGGCGACGAGAGCGTCGTAACCAGAGGTGGCAAGCCACGTCGTGGGGATCTATTCGACGAGGAATCAGTGATCAGCGCGAGTGAGGGCGCCGATGTCGTGATTCACGCGGCTACAGCGATTCCGACAGACGATCCGTCACCTGAGGACTGGGAAATCAACACCCGGGTGCGACGAGAGGGAACACAGGCACTCGTCAAGGCTGCAGCGAACGCCGGTGCTGATCAGTACCTCCAGCAAAGCATTGCGTGGGTCGCTCGGAAACCCGATGGGTCCTGGTTCGACGAGGAATCGCCCATCCAGCCGGATCCGTCGACGCAGTCGGCTATCGATGCCGAGGCGATCACTCACGAGGCCATGACGGATCACGACTTCGACATCGGAATCCTCCGGTGTGGGTACTTCTACGCGCCTGACGCCTATCACACACGCGTACATGGACAAGCCCTCCTAGAGGGTGAGCAGACGATCATCGAGGGCTCTAAGAGCGCGAGAATATCGCGGATCCACGTCCACGACGCCGCCAGCGCGTTCGTCGCTGTCGCCGAGGCTGGTCGAAGCGGACTCTGGCACATCGTCGATGATGAACCGGTGAGCGCCGCGGATTTCTCAAAGGAGTTAGGGAAACTGCTTGGCGCACCCGACCCGGAACAGATTTCGGAGGAGGAGGCCCGTCGAGATATCGGTGACCGTCAAGTAGACCTCTACACTCGCCCGATGCCGACGACGAACGCGAAGATACGGTCCGAAATCGGCTGGGAACCGGAGTATCCGACGTATCGGGACGGACTGGAACAGGTCGTCGAGACGTGGCGAGGTGAGGGCACCCTCGCCGAAGCCGAATAA
- a CDS encoding antibiotic biosynthesis monooxygenase family protein, whose amino-acid sequence MTQSESHVIRVGIYAMPDEARDEFLRQLLSKEDTLRAQPGFIEASVLEQSGGPGEFNFVTIAEWENQDDYENALETIGTRHERHNFDPQELFSRLGIEADFATYTQIDG is encoded by the coding sequence ATGACGCAATCCGAATCCCACGTCATCCGGGTCGGCATCTACGCCATGCCCGACGAGGCGCGCGATGAGTTCCTCCGTCAACTTCTGAGCAAGGAGGACACGCTCAGAGCCCAGCCTGGATTCATCGAGGCTTCGGTACTCGAACAGTCAGGGGGTCCGGGTGAGTTCAACTTCGTGACGATCGCCGAGTGGGAGAACCAGGACGACTACGAAAACGCTCTGGAAACGATCGGTACCCGACACGAGCGTCACAATTTCGACCCCCAGGAGCTGTTCTCTAGGCTCGGAATCGAGGCGGATTTCGCGACATATACCCAAATTGACGGGTAG
- a CDS encoding VOC family protein, whose protein sequence is MNVTAIDHVNLRIPEGEVDDAIEFYEDSLGAETENLTRYESGEKPFFSFRLTEMSVVHIRPVADFKRPSGQNYDHLALLVKDSLEDLKQQLVDAGIDVLRESEPLGATGVAPAIYVQDPFGYIIEIKEDRLSGNA, encoded by the coding sequence ATGAACGTCACCGCAATCGACCACGTGAACCTGCGAATCCCCGAAGGCGAGGTAGACGACGCAATCGAGTTCTACGAGGACAGCCTCGGGGCCGAGACGGAAAATCTCACGCGGTACGAGAGCGGCGAGAAGCCGTTCTTCTCGTTCAGACTGACAGAGATGAGTGTCGTCCATATTCGCCCCGTCGCCGACTTCAAGCGCCCTAGTGGCCAGAATTATGATCACCTTGCTCTCCTCGTCAAAGATTCCTTAGAAGACCTGAAGCAGCAGCTCGTCGACGCCGGGATTGACGTACTGCGTGAATCCGAACCGCTTGGGGCAACTGGCGTCGCCCCGGCCATCTACGTTCAGGACCCGTTCGGGTACATAATCGAGATTAAAGAAGACCGTCTATCCGGAAACGCCTGA
- a CDS encoding helix-turn-helix domain-containing protein, with amino-acid sequence MPRVQLRLNAAPIDDWLADTSTEFPDAEFRILSALPQEDQIFDIVEVTTDNGDAVVRHFEGDPEVSAFELIHADGDAIIIQFLIPVSDTYDALVSSGIIPQQPVLLQEGWYSTEITASHARLTEYSETLASAGAPYQVVSLSQSHGSRELLTDRQWEFVNEAVHRGFYATPRECTLTGLAEALDVNVSAMSRLRHRAESRIIKQFVSETVP; translated from the coding sequence ATGCCTCGCGTCCAGCTCCGGCTCAACGCCGCGCCGATAGACGACTGGTTGGCCGACACGTCGACCGAGTTCCCGGACGCCGAGTTCAGAATTCTATCGGCCTTGCCCCAAGAAGACCAAATTTTCGACATTGTCGAGGTGACGACTGACAACGGAGACGCCGTTGTGCGCCATTTTGAGGGGGATCCCGAGGTGAGTGCGTTCGAATTGATCCACGCCGACGGAGACGCCATAATCATCCAATTCTTGATTCCGGTTTCGGACACCTACGACGCACTCGTCTCCTCGGGAATCATCCCTCAGCAACCCGTACTGCTTCAAGAGGGGTGGTATTCGACTGAGATAACGGCCTCACATGCACGGTTAACGGAGTATTCCGAGACATTGGCATCGGCGGGCGCACCATACCAGGTCGTTTCGCTATCCCAGTCCCACGGCTCGAGAGAACTCCTTACCGACCGTCAATGGGAGTTCGTCAACGAGGCGGTCCACCGAGGCTTCTACGCCACGCCCAGGGAGTGTACGCTGACGGGACTGGCAGAAGCGCTTGATGTCAACGTCTCGGCAATGAGCCGGTTGCGCCACCGGGCAGAAAGCCGAATTATCAAGCAATTCGTCTCTGAGACGGTACCGTAG
- a CDS encoding DUF3267 domain-containing protein → MTYENKAQHPLVELIPTRRVVVEWTVLGTVLTLVASFIFSGVYAAGTGQTDVGFQISDFESALVEVTGVIVLIVAVLGLHETVHAGVIRHFGGDVSIGVGIAQFVLPYAYVTTTQRLKRNQFIVVALAPLVVITVLGVPLMIMLDAAILILPLALNVGGAIGDLWMAGILLRYPTHVVVEDSVTGVTIYGRPDDELAATSESGLLRRAIIGTAGGFGLLLLVGLSAPILVGALGVDAVTIGLPGSPWSIYTFEGSAGEFDMNLNYVGLVGASVLIGCLFSIGAHFLRG, encoded by the coding sequence GTGACGTACGAAAACAAGGCCCAGCATCCACTGGTTGAGCTCATCCCGACTCGACGTGTCGTCGTCGAGTGGACTGTTCTCGGGACGGTGCTGACGCTCGTCGCCAGCTTCATCTTCAGTGGGGTGTACGCCGCTGGAACGGGACAGACGGATGTCGGGTTTCAGATCAGCGATTTCGAGTCGGCCCTTGTCGAAGTCACCGGGGTGATCGTCCTCATCGTCGCAGTGCTCGGGCTACACGAGACGGTTCACGCCGGCGTGATCCGGCACTTCGGCGGCGATGTGTCGATTGGCGTCGGCATCGCTCAGTTCGTGCTGCCGTATGCATATGTGACCACGACGCAACGACTCAAGCGGAACCAGTTCATCGTTGTCGCGCTCGCTCCGCTCGTCGTCATCACGGTGCTCGGTGTGCCGCTCATGATCATGTTGGATGCCGCGATTCTGATCCTCCCGCTCGCACTCAACGTCGGGGGCGCGATTGGCGATCTTTGGATGGCCGGGATACTGCTCCGGTATCCGACGCACGTCGTCGTTGAGGATTCGGTGACTGGCGTGACGATCTACGGGCGGCCCGATGACGAATTGGCGGCGACGAGCGAGTCGGGCCTTCTGAGACGGGCCATTATCGGTACAGCCGGTGGATTCGGTCTCCTGTTGCTCGTCGGGTTATCCGCGCCCATTCTGGTGGGTGCCCTGGGTGTTGATGCCGTCACGATCGGTCTCCCAGGCTCACCGTGGAGCATCTACACGTTCGAGGGTTCAGCCGGGGAGTTCGATATGAACCTCAATTACGTTGGCCTGGTCGGGGCGAGTGTTCTTATCGGCTGTCTGTTTTCGATTGGGGCGCATTTTTTGAGAGGATAG
- a CDS encoding helix-turn-helix domain-containing protein, protein MRYSTIIISLDEQIRSTTDQQLRRGVDDPRAIWIDGSRVATQEAIHYINLLDDGSVVGVAQFRGDAAHLARIQEDVPHIISSTVTGGETWLGYMHYEPGDVERAILERLDSEAISIDWPMRETDSGLQVTLFGDDAAVQHLITALSEDVSVSLERKGEYEPEIGDPGEHLTDRQTEIVRTALAAGYYDIPRRATQRDLAAELGVSRGTIGDHLRRAESKIIRAVLQ, encoded by the coding sequence ATGCGGTACAGCACCATCATCATCTCGCTGGACGAACAGATCCGGTCAACCACCGACCAGCAGCTGCGGCGCGGGGTCGACGACCCGAGAGCGATATGGATCGACGGATCGCGCGTCGCGACGCAGGAAGCGATACACTACATTAATCTCCTCGACGATGGATCCGTCGTCGGTGTCGCACAGTTCAGAGGAGACGCCGCGCACCTCGCACGGATCCAGGAGGACGTTCCCCACATCATTTCATCCACCGTGACGGGTGGCGAGACGTGGCTGGGATACATGCACTACGAACCTGGCGACGTGGAACGCGCTATCCTCGAACGTCTGGACAGCGAGGCGATCAGCATCGATTGGCCGATGCGTGAAACCGATTCCGGACTCCAAGTGACGCTCTTCGGCGACGACGCTGCCGTACAACACCTGATAACGGCCCTCTCCGAAGACGTCAGCGTGTCGCTCGAACGGAAAGGGGAGTACGAACCGGAGATCGGCGACCCGGGCGAACACCTCACCGACCGGCAGACAGAAATCGTCCGCACAGCACTCGCTGCAGGCTACTACGACATCCCGCGCCGCGCGACCCAACGAGACCTCGCCGCCGAACTCGGTGTCTCGCGCGGCACGATCGGTGACCATCTCCGCCGAGCAGAATCGAAGATCATCAGAGCCGTCTTGCAGTGA
- a CDS encoding antibiotic biosynthesis monooxygenase family protein — MSDGQPVHVFRVDKFVVPDDARDEFVRELRRTHNLLAEQPGFVQDSLLEQSDGPGEYNFVTIVEWENHEALETARDVISALHERSGFDREELFTRHDIRADIAAYALIGGSKLTTGGEIRDAN, encoded by the coding sequence ATGAGCGACGGCCAGCCCGTCCACGTTTTTCGCGTCGACAAGTTCGTCGTTCCCGATGATGCACGGGACGAGTTCGTACGGGAACTCCGCCGGACGCACAACCTGCTCGCCGAACAGCCTGGTTTCGTCCAAGATTCCTTGCTTGAACAATCCGACGGTCCCGGTGAGTACAACTTCGTGACAATTGTCGAGTGGGAGAACCATGAAGCACTCGAGACGGCTCGAGACGTAATCTCGGCTCTGCACGAGCGATCGGGCTTCGACCGTGAAGAGCTGTTCACCAGACACGATATCAGAGCAGACATCGCTGCGTATGCTCTGATCGGCGGGTCCAAGCTCACCACGGGAGGGGAGATACGGGACGCGAATTGA
- a CDS encoding NAD-dependent epimerase/dehydratase family protein, with protein MSQLSVFIAGATGVLGRRLVSQFAERGHTVVGLSRDERGDEIVEANGGEPHRADLFDEQSVVRAAEGSDVVIHAATAVPTENPTPEKWDVHHRVWTEGVEALTKAAAEAGADQYLQQSIVWVARQPDGESFDEESRVIPDPSTEAAIEAEEITREADSTYDFDVGILRCGYFYAPDAYHTRSVGEGLLQGEQSIIDGSENAKISRLHAHDAASAFVAVGESGRSGLWHVVDDEPVSPATFFTELADRLDAPTPGRMSDEEARQELGDVQVELFTRPMETSAEKLRSEVGWEPTYATYREGLDHVVETWRSEGYLLEAS; from the coding sequence ATGAGCCAACTCAGTGTCTTCATTGCCGGCGCGACGGGCGTGCTCGGTCGACGACTCGTTTCCCAATTCGCCGAGCGCGGTCACACCGTCGTTGGGCTGTCGCGAGACGAACGGGGCGACGAAATCGTCGAAGCGAATGGCGGTGAACCGCACCGAGCCGATCTATTCGACGAACAATCCGTCGTTCGAGCGGCCGAGGGATCTGACGTCGTGATTCACGCGGCCACCGCGGTCCCGACAGAGAACCCTACGCCCGAGAAGTGGGATGTCCACCATCGAGTCTGGACTGAAGGGGTCGAGGCGCTCACCAAGGCAGCGGCGGAAGCTGGCGCCGACCAATATCTACAGCAGAGCATCGTCTGGGTAGCCCGGCAACCCGATGGGGAATCATTCGACGAAGAGTCACGCGTAATCCCAGATCCGTCGACAGAGGCTGCCATCGAAGCCGAAGAGATCACCCGAGAGGCCGATTCGACCTACGATTTCGACGTGGGCATCCTCCGATGCGGGTATTTCTACGCCCCAGATGCGTATCACACTCGGTCCGTTGGCGAAGGGCTCCTGCAGGGCGAACAGTCGATAATCGATGGTTCGGAGAACGCGAAGATCTCACGTCTCCATGCACATGACGCCGCCAGTGCGTTCGTCGCGGTTGGAGAATCTGGACGAAGTGGGCTCTGGCACGTCGTCGACGACGAACCAGTGAGCCCAGCCACGTTCTTCACCGAACTGGCAGACCGACTCGATGCACCCACGCCTGGACGAATGTCCGATGAAGAGGCTCGTCAAGAGCTCGGTGACGTTCAGGTGGAGCTGTTCACTCGACCGATGGAGACGTCGGCCGAGAAGTTACGGTCAGAAGTTGGATGGGAACCGACGTACGCGACGTACCGAGAGGGGTTGGATCACGTCGTCGAAACGTGGCGGTCGGAAGGATACCTCCTTGAGGCATCATGA
- a CDS encoding VOC family protein yields MTTQTHSRTITPFLTFEGNAESAMDFYTSVFPNSEVLSLTRYGEDEAGDDGTIQQAVFTLDGEPFMCIDSTVEHEWTITPAVSLYVNCETEAEIDELFAELSNGGEVFIPLESYPFSEKYAWIADQFGVSWQLSLDASEERTEDDA; encoded by the coding sequence ATGACGACCCAGACCCACAGCCGCACGATCACACCGTTCCTGACCTTCGAAGGCAACGCCGAGTCAGCGATGGACTTCTACACCTCGGTGTTTCCGAACTCGGAGGTGCTCAGTCTGACCCGGTACGGCGAGGACGAAGCCGGAGACGATGGGACGATTCAACAAGCCGTCTTCACGCTCGACGGTGAACCGTTCATGTGTATCGACAGCACCGTCGAACACGAGTGGACCATCACGCCAGCCGTCTCCCTTTACGTCAACTGCGAGACGGAAGCGGAGATCGACGAGCTCTTCGCAGAACTCTCCAACGGCGGCGAGGTATTCATACCGCTAGAATCGTATCCGTTCAGCGAGAAATACGCCTGGATCGCCGATCAGTTCGGCGTGTCCTGGCAGTTGAGTCTGGACGCGTCCGAGGAACGAACCGAGGACGACGCATGA
- a CDS encoding RidA family protein → MEQERVNPWEWQSEMGYSQAIEVRQSDRVLYCAGQTSMDSEGNPVYPGDIRAQINKYFDNINQVLTNADFKLADVVQIDCYTTDVNGLFEHWDLITDRLEQPTCTLLGVERLAFPELLVEIKPTAMR, encoded by the coding sequence ATGGAACAAGAACGCGTCAATCCGTGGGAGTGGCAGAGCGAGATGGGGTACTCACAAGCGATCGAAGTGCGCCAGAGCGACCGCGTGCTGTACTGCGCCGGTCAGACCTCCATGGATTCCGAGGGGAATCCGGTCTATCCTGGCGACATTCGTGCACAGATTAACAAATATTTCGACAATATTAACCAGGTCCTGACAAACGCCGATTTCAAGCTTGCAGACGTCGTCCAGATCGATTGCTACACGACGGACGTCAACGGCCTGTTCGAACACTGGGATTTGATCACGGACCGTCTGGAACAGCCGACGTGTACGCTGCTCGGCGTGGAACGACTGGCGTTCCCGGAGTTGCTCGTCGAAATCAAGCCGACGGCGATGAGGTAA
- a CDS encoding VOC family protein: protein MITAALQVTVFVADQDEALAYYTERMGFVVRSDEELWDDFRYLTVAPNEDAETVLELVEADTPAQEALIGGQAANRPLVMFASDDIERDYQRMTERGVEFDGEPTSVPGGVGVAFEDCYGNQFDLFQPDTNTTTPP, encoded by the coding sequence ATGATCACTGCCGCACTCCAGGTCACGGTGTTCGTCGCGGATCAGGACGAAGCCCTGGCGTACTACACCGAGCGAATGGGGTTCGTCGTTCGGTCCGACGAGGAGCTCTGGGACGATTTCCGCTACCTCACGGTAGCTCCCAACGAGGATGCCGAAACGGTGCTCGAACTCGTCGAAGCCGACACCCCTGCGCAGGAGGCGTTGATCGGTGGACAGGCTGCGAACCGACCGCTCGTCATGTTCGCCTCGGACGACATCGAGCGTGATTACCAGCGCATGACCGAGCGCGGCGTCGAGTTCGACGGCGAGCCGACGTCAGTCCCCGGCGGCGTGGGCGTCGCCTTCGAGGACTGCTACGGGAATCAGTTCGACCTCTTCCAGCCTGACACGAACACGACAACACCGCCCTGA
- a CDS encoding MFS transporter: MTESTANSRLVIGSLVLAGMLPVMGSTAISPALPAIQAAYNQTPNAEFLVRLMLTLPALSVVVCSPLVGALVDRFGRTAPLIVSTGLFALAGGAGYVIDSLYLLLASRAILGVAIGGIMVTSTTLITDYFNGDKRESVLGWQGAAVNLGGAFFLVIGGVLTDFGWRAPFLAYLFALVLLPLLVVSLHEPRIEGEASATETRTTFAEVRRFLDEVPILTLGTMYMITLVVCILFYLIPIQLPFYLEVEAAVTGTLAGTILATYNISGMVFSSQFQRLNARFGLVLLVALVFGLMGTGYVIIGLSSAALGIVLGLLVAGLGWGLLIPIANTWVSQSVTQARRGRALGGVSSVIFLGQFLSPIVSQPVIEWVSLASTYGLAGLGMLLLAVVFVIGNRWYELGHQGALRPSSGSQ; encoded by the coding sequence ATGACCGAATCCACAGCAAACTCGCGGCTGGTGATCGGATCGCTGGTGCTGGCGGGTATGCTACCCGTCATGGGGTCGACGGCAATCTCGCCGGCGCTGCCGGCAATCCAGGCCGCTTACAATCAGACGCCGAACGCGGAGTTTTTGGTCCGGTTGATGCTGACGCTCCCGGCACTGTCGGTCGTCGTTTGCTCCCCTCTCGTCGGTGCCCTCGTCGACCGGTTCGGACGAACCGCGCCCCTAATCGTCTCGACTGGCCTCTTCGCACTGGCTGGCGGTGCAGGGTACGTCATCGACTCGTTGTACCTCTTATTGGCGTCGCGAGCGATTCTTGGAGTCGCTATCGGCGGAATCATGGTTACGTCCACGACGCTGATAACGGACTATTTCAACGGCGACAAGCGAGAATCCGTCCTCGGCTGGCAGGGCGCCGCGGTCAACCTCGGAGGTGCGTTCTTCCTAGTCATCGGCGGCGTGCTCACCGACTTCGGGTGGCGAGCGCCGTTCCTCGCGTATCTGTTCGCGTTGGTACTGCTACCGCTCCTCGTGGTCTCGCTCCACGAGCCGAGGATCGAGGGGGAAGCGTCGGCGACCGAGACTCGTACGACGTTCGCGGAAGTACGCCGATTCCTCGATGAAGTGCCGATCCTGACCCTCGGGACGATGTACATGATCACCCTGGTAGTATGCATCCTGTTCTATCTAATTCCAATTCAGTTGCCGTTCTATCTGGAGGTTGAGGCGGCCGTCACTGGCACCTTGGCCGGTACCATCCTCGCCACCTACAACATCTCAGGGATGGTCTTCTCCTCGCAGTTCCAGCGGCTCAACGCACGATTTGGCCTCGTTTTACTGGTTGCCCTCGTGTTCGGACTGATGGGTACTGGCTACGTGATCATCGGGCTCAGTAGCGCGGCACTCGGCATCGTCCTTGGTCTCCTCGTCGCCGGCCTCGGCTGGGGACTGCTCATTCCGATCGCGAACACGTGGGTGTCCCAGTCGGTTACTCAGGCGCGACGAGGCCGGGCATTGGGCGGAGTTTCGAGCGTGATCTTCCTCGGCCAGTTCCTATCGCCGATCGTAAGCCAGCCGGTCATCGAGTGGGTGAGCCTGGCCAGTACCTACGGCTTAGCTGGACTGGGGATGCTTCTACTCGCCGTCGTGTTCGTGATCGGAAATCGGTGGTACGAGTTGGGACATCAAGGAGCGTTGCGACCGTCGTCGGGCTCCCAGTAG
- a CDS encoding nitroreductase family protein, translated as MESGIPKQVLFSDVHEYRSPNYDIATLLLNRWSPRSMTGESLDEAEFMPLFDAARWAPSAYNSQPWRFLYAIRGSEHWDVYFDLLSEWNKRWATQAALLVLIVSKTTFEYNGEPAQTHSFDTGAAWENLALEGARRGLVVHGIGGFDYERAREVLAVPGDFAVEAMAAIGVPGSAAELPVELQERETPSDRKPLDEVVIEGTFDEHGAREDQ; from the coding sequence ATGGAATCAGGCATTCCCAAGCAGGTGCTATTCAGCGACGTTCACGAATATCGGTCGCCAAATTACGATATCGCGACCCTCCTGCTGAACCGGTGGTCGCCACGTTCGATGACCGGTGAGTCGCTCGATGAGGCCGAGTTCATGCCGCTATTCGACGCCGCACGGTGGGCTCCCTCGGCGTACAACAGCCAACCGTGGCGGTTCCTGTATGCGATCCGGGGGAGCGAACATTGGGACGTCTACTTCGACCTCCTGTCGGAGTGGAATAAGCGCTGGGCGACTCAGGCGGCCTTGCTCGTCCTAATCGTCTCGAAGACGACGTTCGAGTACAACGGCGAACCGGCGCAGACGCACTCCTTCGACACGGGCGCTGCATGGGAGAACCTGGCTCTCGAAGGAGCCAGACGTGGGCTGGTCGTTCACGGGATCGGTGGATTCGACTACGAACGTGCGCGTGAGGTCCTCGCTGTGCCTGGAGACTTCGCGGTCGAGGCAATGGCCGCGATCGGCGTCCCCGGATCGGCCGCGGAACTCCCCGTTGAACTCCAAGAGCGCGAAACGCCGAGCGATCGGAAACCGCTCGACGAGGTCGTCATCGAAGGGACGTTCGATGAGCATGGGGCTAGGGAGGACCAGTAG